A part of Fusarium oxysporum Fo47 chromosome III, complete sequence genomic DNA contains:
- a CDS encoding RNA dependent RNA polymerase-domain-containing protein: MASQLSSRKGEPAKDELDRTVRSLSTDFQLQLHIPDITLSPSKRRQQHRNGDQERSEHIYLCAYRLKFQDPNRLAICLTRFREQADEHLKNWIRKPRADPDTAPSKSFGPHHPHTRLTSEERAELQDFLLQLLKDDNIANRQRSKYSKRKSDEFPDPSSKKSRNSFEGSPASESIDSIPVRSRAVASSSRLSTGRPARGAGTSSFTNGIVNSATTSFASTQPLSFGIRSFNSSKVSLAPTVSTNDYAPSTQATTVTNTSFKRSQHPFQSTQPSFSSNATSSKDIQVPFSQSIRRFAYEPPSEENRNDIDPPKPPSFRRYGDRTPPEPVIDLTDDDEPVEEPRLPVLSMPQPIRSQVDLKRAGIVRSSSPATAYSSLPEMNEFDTMLLDAPIFDPEPPECPLTDRLRNIWPKFPIPGLNQAPLIILWELTRAALHCRVDLSTWDLEYQPNDSWHDQTNFRGQLFRHRLFVGQGLPAACDRAVWDAAFGSFASQDKVVVLAAEFVCNAEDTGQLYQLKLQPPRLELGHRLARRFGADRFLEVIMPSPTSRDAPDVIKQDPQGANKVIKWLTESFHYFVGRSWAAFYTREANKSIKDPRPPHKSLTIMQERVYFFATDGINFRVPMSQFPPLEEAISLGHRTKMRRCDLLNWAINIEQNSSQPVPKLFSRLALSLSKTVPTIVIEPHQFRHRDTMLGFHKYMSNKEKKEQKDMGDGIGRVSRNLARRIATHMGLLETPCAFQARIGSAKGMWIVDVEDDGLDNDDWIETYPSQRKWNCDFEDIHHRIFEVREWSRELRSAALNTQFIPVLEAQAPVPQDMRNVIARHLANGLQEEIGGQLAAMTHPTNLRGFTHRGFDRATLGNVPFVGALPEREEDIISYMLDAGFDATKCRFLRDMVWNNQKRQADQLKAKMNIKIPRSTYAFMTVDFTGTLEEGEVQLAFSSKFQADGESDTLLDGIDILVARAPAHFVSDIQKVKAVFRPNLKRLKDVIVFSSKGKSPLADMLSGGDYDGDLAWICWDPDVVNNFNNAPKPVEPDLVGQGYLRKCNPSFESILDAATDVDSACADFLCTAISFNMQPGYLGIATKFKEKLCYLERGVNSERAVALSTLVALLVDQAKQGLLFTREDYDRLKRDMQMKGKDPEYENERSSRRNYVNRDGSIHILDELKFIVAEDTIEDALKKFSAALFGKDVPVQAWDKDLARLWDDFESQKNESRIIGRLMTALRAQVSDIMEEWKKTMAGGKSDPSNSDFSVKVRELHQKWSSFQPPPELLTSRQVKPLLDKWNSDASLSKWELLKASTMFKLGYEKSYKMVWRLSGKQLAWMKAMMPDGGVVAVKIEMWSILRPDNKRIAALNARRQIGHDNESLAALEEVTEYDETGMQIDDA, translated from the exons CATGGCTAGTCAGCTCTCGTCCAGGAAAGGAGAGCCAGCCAAAGACGAACTCGATCGCACAGTTCGCTCACTCAGCACTGAttttcagcttcagcttcacaTCCCTGACATAACTCTGTCGCCCAGTAAGCGCCGGCAACAGCATCGCAATGGAGACCAAGAGCGAAGCGAACACATCTACTTATGCGCATATCGACTCAAGTTCCAGGATCCCAACCGTCTCGCGATATGTCTGACTCGCTTCCGTGAGCAGGCAGACGAGCATCTCAAGAATTGGATCCGGAAGCCCCGCGCTGACCCTGATACGGCCCCGAGCAAGTCCTTTGGCCCACACCATCCACATACCCGCTTGACTTCAGAGGAGCGGGCCGAGCTACAGGACTTTCTGCTGCAGTTGCTCAAAGACGACAATATTGCAAATCGCCAGCGTTCCAAGTACTCGAAGCGCAAGTCTGATGAATTCCCTGATCCTAGCTCAAAGAAATCTAGAAACTCTTTCGAGGGTTCTCCTGCGTCTGAAAGCATTGACAGTATCCCAGTTCGCTCTAGAGCGGTGGCCTCCAGTAGCCGTCTATCAACGGGACGGCCCGCTAGAGGCGCAGGTACATCGTCCTTCACCAATGGCATAGTCAATTCCGCCACCACATCATTTGCCAGCACTCAGCCATTGTCGTTTGGCATAAGGTCATTTAATTCCAGTAAAGTTTCACTGGCTCCAACTGTTTCCACAAATGACTATGCGCCGAGTACCCAGGCAACTACAGTGACAAACACCTCGTTCAAAAGATCTCAGCATCCGTTTCAGAGCACTCAACCTTCGTTCAGTAGCAATGCGACATCATCGAAAGACATTCAGGTTCCTTTCTCTCAAAGCATTCGGAGATTTGCGTACGAGCCGCCAAGCGAGGAAAATCGCAATGACATTGATCCGCCGAAACCGCCTTCATTTCGAAGGTATGGGGATCGAACGCCCCCAGAGCCTGTCATCGATCtcactgatgatgatgagcccGTGGAAGAGCCAAGGCTTCCAGTTTTATCAATGCCTCAGCCGATCCGAAGTCAAGTTGACTTGAAGAGAGCAGGCATAGTTCGATCCAGCAGTCCTGCGACAGCCTACTCAAGCCTGCCAGAAATGAATGAGTTCGATACAATGCTTCTCGATGCTCCGATCTTTGATCCAGAACCGCCTGAATGTCCGCTGACAGATCGTCTTCGGAACATCTGGCCAAAGTTCCCCATTCCCGGTTTGAATCAGGCGCCTCTCATTATCCTGTGGGAGCTTACCCGTGCCGCGCTTCATTGTCGCGTGGATCTATCTACATGGGATCTCGAATATCAGCCTAATGATAGTTGGCATGATCAGACCAATTTCCGAGGCCAGCTCTTCAGACATCGACTATTCGTGGGACAGGGCTTGCCTGCAGCTTGCGATCGCGCCGTCTGGGATGCTGCATTTGGATCGTTCGCCTCACAAGACAAAGTCGTCGTCCTTGCTGCAGAATTTGTCTGTAATGCAGAAGATACTGGGCAACTATATCAGCTAAAGCTTCAGCCTCCGCGTCTTGAACTCGGGCATCGGCTGGCTCGCCGCTTTGGTGCAGATCGCTTCCTGGAAGTTATTATGCCCTCACCCACTTCTAGAGATGCTCCCGATGTAATCAAGCAAGATCCGCAAGGTGCAAATAAGGTCATCAAATGGTTGACTGAAAGCTTTCATTACTTTGTCGGTCGATCATGGGCAGCTTTCTACACTCGCGAGGCCAATAAGTCCATCAAAGACCCACGCCCTCCTCACAAGTCACTGACGATCATGCAAGAGCGCGTGTATTTCTTCGCAACCGACGGTATCAATTTTCGGGTTCCCATGAGTCAGTTTCCTCCTTTAGAAGAAGCGATTTCTCTGGGACACCGTACAAAGATGAGGCGGTGTGATCTCTTGAACTGGGCTATCAACATCGAGCAGAACTCGTCGCAACCGGTGCCCAAGCTATTTTCACGACTTGCTCTCA GCCTCAGCAAGACTGTCCCCACCATCGTCATTGAACCTCACCAATTTCGACATCGCGACACTATGTTAGGCTTCCACAAGTACATGAGcaacaaagagaagaaggagcaaAAGGATATGGGTGACGGTATCGGTCGAGTGTCTCGAAACCTAGCGCGCAGAATAGCGACTCACATGGGACTCTTGGAAACGCCGTGTGCGTTCCAGGCTCGTATCGGAAGTGCAAAAGGAATGTGGATCGTCGACGTCGAGGATGATGGATTGGACAATGACGATTGGATCGAAACATATCCCTCACAACGAAAATGGAATTGCGACTTCGAAGACATCCATCACCGGATATTTGAGGTACGCGAGTGGTCCAGAGAGCTACGGTCAGCTGCTCTCAACACACAGTTCATCCCGGTTCTTGAGGCCCAGGCGCCGGTGCCTCAGGACATGCGCAATGTCATCGCCCGTCACCTCGCGAATggccttcaagaagagattGGGGGTCAACTTGCCGCTATGACCCATCCGACCAATCTTCGTGGGTTTACACATCGCGGCTTTGACCGAGCGACATTGGGTAACGTCCCATTCGTGGGCGCCCTGCcagagcgagaagaagacattATCTCATACATGCTCGACGCTGGCTTCGACGCGACTAAGTGTCGGTTTCTGCGAGATATGGTGTGGAACAACCAGAAGCGACAGGCCGACCAGCTCAAGGCGAAGATGAACATCAAAATCCCTCGGTCGACATACGCATTCATGACGGTCGACTTCACTGGTACACTAGAAGAGGGCGAGGTACAGCTTGCATTTTCTTCGAAATTCCAAGCAGACGGCGAATCAGACACGTTACTCGATGGGATCGACATCCTGGTAGCTCGAGCTCCCGCTCACTTTGTCAGCGACATACAGAAAGTCAAAGCTGTATTCCGACCGAACCTGAAAAGACTCAAAGATGTTATTGTCTTCTCGTCAAAGGGCAAATCTCCGCTGGCCGATATGCTCTCTGGCGGCGACTACGACGGCGACTTGGCTTGGATCTGCTGGGACCCTGATGTTgtcaacaacttcaacaacGCGCCAAAGCCAGTCGAGCCGGATCTTGTCGGACAGGGATATCTCAGGAAGTGCAACCCAAGCTTCGAGTCCATCTTGGACGCGGCCACTGATGTCGATAGTGCATGCGCAGACTTTCTTTGTACAGCGATCTCGTTCAACATGCAACCTGGGTATTTAGGCATAGCGACCAAGTTCAAAGAAAAACTGTGTTATCTAGAAAGAGGTGTCAACAGCGAACGAGCTGTTGCATTGAGCACCTTGGTCGCTCTCCTGGTTGACCAAGCGAAACAAGGACTGTTATTCACTCGTGAAGACTACGACCGGCTGAAGCGCGACATGCAAATGAAAGGCAAGGACCCAGAATATGAGAACGAGAGGAGCTCTAGACGTAACTACGTCAACAGGGATGGTTCCATCCATATTCTGGACGAGCTTAAGTTTATAGTAGCTGAGGACACAATCGAAGACGCATTGAAAAAGTTCTCTGCTGCTCTTTTTGGAAAAGACGTCCCCGTACAAGCATGGGACAAGGACCTGGCCCGTCTTTGGGACGACTTCGAAAGCCAGAAGAACGAGTCGAGGATCATTGGCAGACTCATGACTGCCCTCCGCGCACAGGTTTCCGATATCATGGAAGAGTGGAAGAAGACAATGGCCGGCGGTAAAAGCGATCCCTCGAACAGCGATTTTAGCGTCAAAGTCCGGGAACTGCATCAGAAGTGGTCTTCATTTCAACCACCGCCTGAACTCCTAACCTCGAGGCAAGTCAAGCCCCTCCTTGACAAATGGAACAGCGACGCCTCCCTAAGCAAATGGGAGCTCCTCAAAGCATCCACCATGTTTAAACTGGGCTACGAAAAGTCGTACAAAATGGTCTGGCGTCTCTCAGGCAAACAGCTCGCATGGATGAAGGCCATGATGCCGGACGGAGGCGTGGTCGcagtcaagattgagatgtGGAGTATTCTCAGACCTGATAACAAGCGCATTGCTGCGCTTAATGCGCGGAGGCAGATTGGGCATGATAATGAGAGTCTGGCGGCGCTGGAGGAGGTTACGGAGTATGATGAGACGGGGATGCAGATTGACGATGCTTAG
- a CDS encoding plasma-membrane choline transporter-domain-containing protein: protein MGEADNYYNPNQQPPYGYSNGGGGYQQQYQPQPPPATHQQQYQPPPQQPYQQAPPQNGNGYMPAQGYGGNEKASFEEQFNIPKPKWNDLWAGILFILFMAGYVVVSGIALQGYAANKGNAGSGIYGNRNDFSLNTSTVILFMFVLAVAFVLSYAYVWMARLFPKQFIWVTGILNICWALGTAIFYLWRRYWSAGIVFLIFGLFLAFCFWTWISRIPFSALMLRTTIDVSKKYGHVYLTSLIGGIIATAMSAWFSITLVAIYIKYQPANDNPSCADGGCSSGKVIGLIVFITFAMYWFSEWLKNTIHTTIAGVYGSWYFNPHNFPKDATRASAKRALTYSFGSIALGSLLVAIIQFVRQICTAARNQEAADGSMLGYALFCCIGCLLGILEWAVEFINKYAFCHIALYGKAYFAAAKDTWKMIKDRGIDALINDCLIGPVLSFGGLFIAYACGLLAYLYLYFTDPPYNSDGQYTAVVMAFSFLIGFQIANVFTTPISSGVDTIFVAAGWDPQVMWRDHPELYQEMCRVYPKVQQVIRDR from the exons ATGGGCGAAGCCGACAATTACTACAATCCGAATCAACAGCCGCCGTACGGCTACTCCAACGGCGGCGGCGGTTACCAACAACAATACCAACCTCAACCTCCCCCCGCAACGCACCAGCAACAGTACCAACCGCCTCCCCAGCAGCCCTACCAACAAGCTCCCCCTCAGAATGGCAATGGTTACATGCCCGCCCAAGGCTACGGCGGCAACGAGAAGGCCTCGTTCGAAGAGCAGTTCAATATCCCCAAGCCAAAGTGGAATGATCTCTGGGCTGGTATCCTCTTTATTCTCTTCATGGCCGGCTACGTTGTTGTCTCTGGTATTGCGCTGCAGGGATACGCTGCGAATAAGGGAAATGCTGGGTCGGGAATCTACGGTAATCGGAATGACTTTTCGCTGAACACTAGTACCGTTATTTTGTTTATGTTTGTGCTCGCTGTTGCGTTTGTCCTCTCGTATGCGTATGTTTGGATGGCGAGGTTGTTTCCGAAGCAGTTCATTTGGGTCACTGGTATTCTTAATATCTGCTGGGCGCTTGGAACTGCTATCTTTTACCTCTGGCGCAGATACTGGTCTGCTGGAATTGTGTTCCTCATCTTCGGACTTTTCCTGGCCTTTTGTTTCTGGACATGGATTTCGCGAATTCCCTTCTCAGCGCTGATGCTTCGAACTACTATCGACGTTAGCAAGAAGTATGGCCATGTCTACCTTACCAGTCTGATTGGAGGCATTATCGCCACGGCTATGTCTGCTTGGTTCTCCATCACTCTTGTCGCAATCTACATCAAGTACCAGCCTGCGAACGATAACCCCTCTTGCGCCGATGGCGGCTGCAGTTCAGGCAAGGTCATCGGTCTTATCGTCTTCATCACGTTTGCCATGTACTGGTTCTCCGAGTGGCTCAAGAACACCATCCACACCACTATTGCTGGTGTCTACGGCTCTTGGTACTTCAACCCTCACAACTTCCCCAAGGACGCCACTCGCGCTTCCGCCAAGCGAGCCTTGACATACAGTTTCGGTTCCATTGCTCTTGGTAGCTTGCTGGTCGCCATTATTCAATTCGTTCGTCAAATTTGCACCGCTGCTCGCAACCAGGAGGCCGCTGATGGCAGTATGTTGGGATACGCTCTGTTCTGTTGCATTGGCTGCCTTCTTGGTATTTTGGAGTGGGCTGTTGAGTTCATCAACAAATATGCTTTCTGCCACATTGCGCTCTACGGCAAGGCTTACTTTGCGGCTGCCAAGGATACATGGAAGATGATCAAGGACCGTGGAATTGACGCTCTGATCAAC GACTGCCTCATCGGACCTGTTCTTTCGTTCGGCGGCCTCTTCATCGCATACGCTTGCGGTCTCCTGGCCTACCTCTACCTCTACTTCACCGACCCCCCTTACAACAGTGACGGTCAATACACAGCAGTCGTCATGGCGTTCTCGTTCCTCATCGGATTCCAGATCGCCAACGTCTTTACGACCCCGATTTCGAGCGGTGTCGATACCATCTTTGTTGCTGCCGGTTGGGATCCTCAGGTCATGTGGCGCGACCACCCTGAGCTTTACCAGGAGATGTGCAGAGTGTATCCCAAGGTTCAGCAGGTCATTCGTGACCGATAA